One Mycobacterium paraseoulense genomic window, CAGGTGCGGGATCAGGGCCCGCAGTGCGGACTTCGCGTCGGAAACCAGGTTGACCTCATAGGGATAACGCATGCCGATGAAGCGGGCGTCGATGTCGATCTGCACCGCGCGGCATTGATCGAACTCCGGTAGGAACTGCGTGTAGGGGAAGCTGGATCCTACCGTGAGCAGCGTGTCGCAGTCCCGCATCAGCTCATAGCTCGGCCGCGTCCCCAGCAGTCCGATAGAACCGGTGACCCAAGGCAATTCGTCGCTCAACACGTCCTTGCCCAGCAACGCCTTCGCCGCCCCGGCGCCGAGCAGGTCGGCGACCTCGATCAGCTCGTCGCGAGCCCCGCTCGCGCCGTTGCCGACCAGCATGGCGACCTTCTTGCCCGCGTTGAGCACGTCGGCCGCGCGCCTGACAGCCGCGTCATCGGGGTCCACCGCCGGCCACTCGATGCCCAGGCTGGAGGGCACCATCTTGAACGCGTGCGTGGGCGGCGAATACTCCAATTCCTGCACATCCGAAGGGATGATGATCGCCGTCGGCGCGCGCTGAGCGATCGCCACCCGGATGGCGCGGTCCAAGACGTTGGGCAATTGCTCTGGCACGGTGACCATTTGGACGTAGTCGCTCGCGACGTCTTTGAACAACGTCAGCAGGTCGACCTCCTGCTGGTAGGAGCCGCCCATAGCGCTGCGGTTGGTCTGCCCGACGATGGCCACCACCGGGACGTGGTCGAGCTTCGCGTCATAGAGGCCGTTGAGCAGATGGATCGCCCCCGGGCCCGAGGTGGCCATGCATACTCCGACGCGATCGGTGAACTTCGCGTAACCGACGGCCTCGAAGGCGCTCATCTCCTCGTGCCGCGACTGGATGAACATGGGCTTGTTGTCGGCTCGGCCGAACGCGGCGAGGATACCGTTGATGCCGTCGCCCGGGAAGGCGAAGACGTGCTCGACGCCCCATGCCCGCAATCGCTCCAGTAGATAGTCCGAGACCTCTTGCTTGGCCATTGGTGTTCCTCCTCGACAGACAACTCTCGATGACGATTCGCTACCTACGCCGGCCGACGCGGTGGCCGCGGGGGCGTGCAGTTTGCTGCGAAAGCCCACGGCCGTCTGTTTCGACCGCAGCCTGAATGGGGGGCTGAAGCGCTTCCCACACAACGGGCATACCCACGATCGCCGCCGTTATTCGGCCTGTCGCGGTGGCCCGGCGATTCTCAGCGGATTGT contains:
- a CDS encoding thiamine pyrophosphate-requiring protein, with the translated sequence MAKQEVSDYLLERLRAWGVEHVFAFPGDGINGILAAFGRADNKPMFIQSRHEEMSAFEAVGYAKFTDRVGVCMATSGPGAIHLLNGLYDAKLDHVPVVAIVGQTNRSAMGGSYQQEVDLLTLFKDVASDYVQMVTVPEQLPNVLDRAIRVAIAQRAPTAIIIPSDVQELEYSPPTHAFKMVPSSLGIEWPAVDPDDAAVRRAADVLNAGKKVAMLVGNGASGARDELIEVADLLGAGAAKALLGKDVLSDELPWVTGSIGLLGTRPSYELMRDCDTLLTVGSSFPYTQFLPEFDQCRAVQIDIDARFIGMRYPYEVNLVSDAKSALRALIPHLRRKDDRKWRETVESNVSRWWETMEKEAKVSADPINPMRMFSELSPMLPDDAIVTADSGSAANWYARQLKFRGNMRGSLSGTLATMGPGVPYAIGAKFAHPRRPVIAFVGDGAMQMNGMAELITIKRYWQEWGDPRLIVAILHNNDLNQVTWEMRAMAGSPKFAESQNLPDVDFAAFAASLGLNAMAIKDPDELGGAWRNALSADRPTVLDVFTDPDMPPIPPHATWDQFKSATAAVLGGDEDRVGFVKVGLKTKAQEFMPHKRG